The Chryseobacterium aureum genome contains a region encoding:
- a CDS encoding helix-turn-helix transcriptional regulator yields MEINIAKLLRDTRVKHNLTQEQLAQKVGKKRSYISRIESEEGNNIKIKTLIEIVEKGFGGNIKIEF; encoded by the coding sequence ATGGAAATAAATATTGCAAAATTGCTTAGAGATACTCGTGTGAAGCATAATCTTACACAAGAACAACTTGCTCAAAAAGTAGGGAAGAAAAGAAGTTATATTTCAAGAATTGAAAGTGAAGAAGGTAATAATATAAAAATTAAAACCCTTATTGAAATTGTCGAAAAGGGATTTGGTGGAAATATTAAAATTGAATTTTAA
- a CDS encoding HsdM family class I SAM-dependent methyltransferase, which translates to MSVNILQYESDIWKTADYLRGAGIKESDFPKYMMPFFALLMVESRLIRESGRLENELSKEDINDFVEIFQLEGLGYNDYVIRQNKTLKTISQNDKNFNLDFQLYLQAFDGETKSLLGVERGTDEEKYLDISGISSLLNKKRILFDYVKTWSEIDLTPFSNSEITTLEEHIKRRWADISAETSGEQYTPDDIISLISDIIVTKIEDNGKFLTIYDPTCGGGNLLFGVEDRIRETFRNRPTATFGEDWNDALYALAKIESRFRTDSTIRHGNTLTEIKFIEKRFDVVVANPPYGVDWKGYQKDIQNDKTERFVALPSISDGQFLFTQHILYQLADDGISIVVHNGSTLFSGDAGSGESNIRKYFFDQDWVEGIIQMPTDEFFNTGIYTYLWIFNKNKPAERKNKVILINASDLCEPLKKSRGKKRKQMNFENRKDILKAFNDFSNNNFAKVFDKWEFYYNKQSIMLTNADENGRSIEMPLKANRSGEMVEEKSIKLNPVKIQWLANDEMQSWTEFEISEFDKQNYNSLEKYFENEVKPLLSGIDYKENRLKFHADDVIYYFDNDKETIIEDRNGSLIELGCGKLVIKPILKKATKTKDAIISISLELTKDLQKDYEIISYTPEENENQKGIDIFMAKYVTRPFEYIDNIVGVEINFNKVFYQPEQLRELTEITKDLKTLEAELSNLEKELEI; encoded by the coding sequence ATGAGTGTAAATATTTTACAATACGAATCAGATATATGGAAAACAGCTGATTATCTTAGAGGAGCAGGAATTAAGGAAAGTGATTTTCCAAAATATATGATGCCGTTTTTTGCCTTACTCATGGTAGAGAGTAGATTAATAAGGGAATCTGGAAGACTTGAAAATGAACTTAGTAAAGAAGATATAAATGACTTTGTAGAAATTTTTCAATTAGAAGGTTTAGGTTATAATGATTATGTTATCAGGCAAAATAAGACATTAAAAACGATTAGCCAAAATGACAAAAATTTTAATTTAGATTTTCAATTATATCTGCAAGCCTTTGATGGGGAAACTAAAAGCTTATTAGGAGTAGAACGTGGTACAGATGAAGAGAAGTACCTAGATATTTCAGGTATAAGTAGCCTTCTAAACAAAAAACGTATTTTGTTTGATTATGTAAAAACTTGGAGTGAAATTGATTTAACACCTTTTAGCAATTCCGAGATTACAACACTTGAAGAACACATCAAAAGAAGATGGGCAGATATATCAGCGGAAACTTCCGGAGAGCAATATACACCGGATGATATCATTTCTTTAATTTCTGATATTATTGTTACTAAAATAGAGGATAACGGTAAGTTTCTGACTATTTATGATCCAACCTGTGGAGGTGGTAACTTGCTTTTTGGAGTCGAAGATAGAATTAGAGAAACCTTCAGGAATAGACCTACTGCAACTTTTGGGGAAGACTGGAATGATGCTCTATACGCTTTAGCAAAAATTGAAAGTCGATTTAGAACAGATTCTACCATTAGGCATGGTAACACACTTACGGAAATTAAATTTATTGAAAAACGTTTTGATGTTGTAGTTGCGAATCCTCCCTATGGTGTAGACTGGAAGGGCTATCAAAAAGACATTCAAAATGATAAAACAGAACGCTTTGTCGCTTTACCGTCTATTTCAGATGGACAATTTCTGTTTACCCAACATATTTTGTATCAGTTGGCAGATGATGGTATTTCTATTGTGGTACATAATGGCTCTACACTTTTTAGTGGAGACGCTGGAAGCGGTGAAAGTAATATTCGGAAATACTTCTTTGACCAAGATTGGGTAGAAGGCATTATCCAAATGCCTACTGATGAGTTTTTCAATACGGGAATTTATACTTATTTATGGATTTTTAATAAAAATAAACCCGCAGAACGGAAAAATAAAGTTATTCTCATCAATGCTAGTGATCTTTGTGAGCCTCTGAAAAAAAGCAGAGGAAAAAAGCGTAAGCAGATGAATTTTGAAAATAGAAAAGATATTCTTAAAGCATTTAATGATTTTTCTAACAATAATTTTGCAAAAGTTTTTGACAAATGGGAATTTTATTATAATAAGCAATCAATAATGCTGACTAATGCTGATGAAAATGGAAGGTCCATAGAGATGCCATTAAAAGCCAATCGTTCAGGAGAAATGGTAGAAGAAAAATCTATCAAATTGAATCCGGTAAAAATACAATGGTTGGCAAATGATGAAATGCAAAGTTGGACGGAATTTGAAATTTCTGAATTCGACAAGCAAAATTACAATTCACTAGAAAAGTATTTTGAAAATGAAGTGAAACCATTATTGTCTGGTATTGATTATAAGGAAAATAGATTAAAATTTCATGCTGATGATGTAATTTATTACTTCGATAATGATAAGGAAACCATAATAGAAGACAGAAATGGAAGCCTTATAGAGCTGGGTTGCGGAAAATTAGTGATAAAGCCAATACTTAAAAAAGCAACTAAAACTAAAGATGCGATTATCAGTATTTCATTAGAGTTAACAAAAGATTTACAGAAAGATTATGAAATAATCTCTTACACCCCTGAGGAAAATGAGAACCAAAAAGGAATAGATATCTTTATGGCAAAATATGTAACTAGGCCTTTTGAATATATAGACAATATAGTGGGAGTTGAGATTAACTTTAATAAAGTTTTTTACCAGCCCGAACAATTGCGGGAACTTACTGAGATAACCAAAGATTTAAAAACGCTGGAAGCCGAATTGTCAAACCTTGAAAAAGAGTTAGAGATATGA
- a CDS encoding restriction endonuclease subunit S: MNVLDKTFQDVFIESLPANWKLSRIKDLGKIYGRIGYRGYTTSDIVEEGKGALSISPGNINNNLFTLKSKTFISWEKYYESPEIMIFPKDIILVKTGSTIGKVSLIPNIEYKLTLNPQVVVLKKIKIDNSFFYYFLTTGYIKYLFECFQSGGATPAISQEKINNFVVGFPNDFSEQTAIAQYLKTKTQTIDKKVKLLEQKIQYYKELRKSIINKAVTKGLDDKVELKESGINWIGKIPKHWEIKRFKDSVKKYTTGATPSTSNRAFFEGTNDWICISDISKDKYIFSSETKLTDDAIKSANMVITPIGSLLYSFKLSIGKVAFAGKDVYTNEAILSIFPNKLIDLEYYYFMLPIFLYLQATENIYGAKMLNQKLISSAFVVNPPKNEQIQIAQYLNEKISVIDRIEKNIEIQITTFKELRKTLINNVVTGKIKVTND; this comes from the coding sequence ATGAATGTTTTAGATAAAACTTTTCAAGATGTTTTCATAGAATCATTACCTGCAAATTGGAAGTTAAGTAGAATTAAAGATCTGGGGAAAATTTATGGTAGAATTGGTTACCGTGGATATACTACTTCTGATATAGTAGAGGAAGGTAAGGGGGCTTTATCAATAAGTCCAGGAAATATTAATAATAATTTGTTTACATTAAAATCAAAAACGTTTATTTCTTGGGAAAAATACTATGAATCTCCCGAAATTATGATTTTTCCAAAAGATATTATTTTAGTCAAAACAGGCTCTACAATTGGAAAAGTTTCATTAATACCTAATATTGAGTATAAACTTACTTTGAATCCACAGGTTGTTGTTCTAAAAAAAATTAAAATTGATAATTCATTTTTTTATTATTTCCTGACTACAGGTTATATAAAATATTTATTCGAGTGTTTTCAGTCTGGGGGTGCAACACCAGCAATTTCCCAAGAAAAAATAAACAATTTCGTAGTAGGTTTTCCTAATGATTTTTCAGAACAAACAGCCATTGCTCAATATCTCAAAACCAAAACTCAAACGATTGATAAAAAAGTAAAACTTTTAGAGCAAAAAATACAGTATTATAAGGAGCTCAGAAAAAGCATTATCAACAAAGCGGTAACTAAAGGTTTGGATGATAAAGTTGAACTAAAAGAAAGCGGAATAAATTGGATTGGAAAAATACCAAAGCATTGGGAAATAAAGAGATTTAAAGATTCTGTTAAGAAATATACAACAGGAGCAACTCCATCAACATCAAATAGAGCTTTTTTCGAGGGTACTAACGACTGGATTTGTATTTCTGATATATCTAAAGATAAATATATTTTCTCTTCTGAAACTAAATTGACTGATGATGCTATAAAATCAGCCAATATGGTTATAACTCCAATTGGTTCTCTTTTATATAGTTTTAAACTCTCTATTGGTAAAGTTGCTTTTGCAGGTAAAGATGTTTATACAAATGAGGCTATTCTTTCTATATTTCCTAATAAACTGATTGATTTGGAGTATTACTATTTTATGTTACCGATTTTTTTATATCTACAAGCAACTGAAAACATATATGGTGCTAAAATGCTAAATCAAAAATTGATATCAAGTGCATTCGTAGTTAATCCTCCTAAAAATGAACAAATTCAAATCGCTCAGTATTTAAATGAGAAAATCTCTGTAATAGACAGAATAGAAAAAAATATAGAAATACAGATTACTACATTCAAAGAACTGCGCAAAACGCTTATCAATAATGTAGTAACAGGAAAAATAAAAGTAACAAACGATTAA
- a CDS encoding DEAD/DEAH box helicase family protein, with amino-acid sequence MHELDLQDKYLIHFLCERTDGLRYKEAKANTVSTHFFILEDLKTFLSETTLNKDNYKKLLRKFDNEDELLEAFSNLLDERIKSSMNMALFINNNKTVEFEGVKLHLFYPSGSEFYEDRLFNENIFSVVQELPYTFKLEGKNRFSFRPDLSFFVNGIYLGYSELKSNWNNQNAKKNGVKKVAKDYLSAVQEYLKIADKNDLSQSIRKDFLKIFEKAIHITSTDINETYIIRNIGSHFEEIKSADVEGGDFDNYFLKAGKDFKVYPLRNPEASKTQRFEEVFKALYDKKNIEKEILYYNFIERELIKKEGSQTKEYKHNDGKLISPRPKQKFGTDKILDKIDEFLIHETESEYFIQKLNADLQELGIGEERRKELIAKRQKYQNNKNVYSLLLQYSAGFGKSNIIGWTALQLKDLRKGGAYVFDKIILVVDRLQLRDQLDSMLHNMNIQKGMFVEAFDKKTFINALSTDKKIVVVNVQKFSTINDILDASIIKKLSTLRIAFLIDEIHRSNSGTQHEEMISLFDELQSSFDNNETYQKNRTKKNLIIGFTATPSDHTLARFGEFNKYAESEKIWVPFDSYTMKEAIDDGYILNPIKNIVPVSAKMYFEIPDNELEGFEDDLGYFKEAIPENTDTGIDEYGKKYAIRKKKIYANTDRIDAISKFIVERLVTAVYTKIRGTAKAMLAVSSIPIAIKYKKRIEKYFEAMTAEKKYEKYKDAPIYIVYSDSQDQPNSNTLNNGLNEKSVLQNFKLAKNGIIIVVDKLQTGYDEPKLHTLFLDKEIRGINAIQTISRVNRTTKNKIDCKIVDFSYKNINVKNIKEAFEHFSNVVVSDFDPIGDEGKLNVFYNELCQNNLYINHFSNFVKYKNDDLGIYEVLDIEAGFENYILKSPIEAKLLRERVNKYFKILNTIEFVIEFDKRFKEPFFLEFWRKFNIIFRHINKPDEIIDDVEIYFDNKIGIVAPKDYTQKPSKDVVAESKGDSNNHKYKYNILKVIEKRNQEEEEIAELIEKFQKQIDIFFDYIKGDNMGVRLIAKINDDGLAFSQEEIYNDFAKIYRKYTVLNKGLDDFFKRETKDILPQICDDFEKTLKTNN; translated from the coding sequence ATGCACGAATTAGATTTACAAGACAAATATCTTATCCATTTCCTTTGTGAACGCACAGATGGTTTGCGATATAAAGAGGCAAAAGCCAATACGGTTTCTACGCATTTTTTTATATTGGAAGACCTCAAAACATTTTTATCAGAAACGACTCTCAACAAAGATAATTACAAAAAACTGTTGAGAAAATTTGATAATGAAGATGAACTTTTGGAAGCTTTCAGTAATCTTCTGGATGAACGTATAAAATCTTCAATGAATATGGCTTTGTTTATTAACAATAACAAAACGGTGGAATTTGAAGGTGTGAAATTACATCTGTTCTACCCGAGTGGAAGTGAATTTTATGAAGATAGGTTATTTAATGAAAACATATTTTCCGTAGTTCAAGAATTACCCTATACATTTAAACTTGAAGGGAAAAATCGTTTTTCATTTCGTCCTGACTTGTCTTTCTTTGTCAATGGAATTTATTTAGGCTACAGTGAGCTTAAAAGTAATTGGAATAATCAAAATGCTAAGAAAAACGGAGTAAAAAAAGTAGCAAAAGATTATCTATCTGCAGTTCAGGAATATCTGAAAATTGCAGATAAAAATGATTTGTCGCAAAGTATTCGGAAAGATTTTTTAAAAATTTTTGAAAAAGCAATTCATATAACATCAACCGACATCAATGAAACTTATATCATACGAAATATAGGAAGCCATTTCGAAGAAATAAAATCGGCTGATGTAGAAGGAGGTGATTTCGATAATTATTTTTTAAAGGCTGGGAAAGACTTCAAAGTTTATCCTCTACGCAATCCAGAAGCATCAAAAACACAACGTTTCGAGGAGGTTTTTAAAGCACTTTATGACAAAAAGAATATCGAAAAAGAAATTCTGTATTACAATTTTATCGAACGTGAATTGATAAAAAAAGAAGGAAGTCAAACCAAAGAATACAAGCATAACGATGGTAAACTTATCAGCCCAAGACCAAAGCAGAAATTTGGAACGGATAAAATTTTAGATAAAATAGATGAATTTCTTATTCACGAAACAGAGTCAGAATATTTTATCCAAAAACTGAATGCTGATTTACAGGAACTTGGAATTGGAGAAGAACGTAGAAAGGAATTGATTGCCAAAAGGCAAAAATATCAGAATAATAAAAATGTTTATTCCTTACTATTACAATATTCAGCTGGATTTGGTAAAAGTAATATCATTGGTTGGACAGCCTTACAACTAAAAGATTTAAGAAAAGGTGGAGCGTACGTCTTTGATAAAATAATCTTGGTAGTAGACAGGTTGCAGTTAAGAGACCAACTTGATTCAATGTTACACAATATGAACATTCAGAAAGGTATGTTTGTAGAAGCCTTTGATAAAAAAACTTTTATCAATGCATTGAGCACCGATAAAAAAATTGTCGTTGTTAATGTGCAAAAGTTTTCTACCATTAATGATATTTTAGATGCTTCTATCATTAAAAAACTTTCCACGCTTCGTATTGCTTTTTTAATTGATGAAATTCACCGAAGTAATAGTGGAACACAACATGAAGAAATGATCAGTCTTTTTGATGAGCTTCAAAGTAGTTTTGATAATAATGAAACATACCAAAAAAATCGAACAAAGAAAAATCTGATAATTGGTTTTACAGCAACACCAAGTGATCATACATTGGCAAGGTTTGGAGAATTTAATAAATATGCGGAATCTGAAAAAATTTGGGTTCCATTTGACAGTTATACCATGAAAGAAGCCATTGATGATGGCTATATTCTCAATCCAATAAAAAATATCGTTCCGGTTTCTGCAAAAATGTATTTTGAAATTCCGGATAATGAGTTGGAAGGATTTGAAGATGATTTAGGTTATTTTAAAGAAGCAATTCCTGAAAATACTGATACAGGAATTGACGAATATGGAAAGAAATATGCCATCCGAAAAAAGAAAATTTACGCTAATACAGATCGTATAGATGCTATTTCAAAATTCATTGTAGAGCGATTGGTAACAGCTGTCTATACCAAAATTAGAGGAACAGCAAAAGCAATGTTGGCTGTTTCATCTATTCCAATAGCTATAAAATATAAAAAGAGAATAGAAAAGTATTTCGAAGCAATGACAGCAGAAAAAAAGTACGAAAAATATAAGGATGCTCCTATTTATATTGTGTATTCTGATAGTCAAGACCAACCAAATAGTAATACTCTTAATAATGGACTAAATGAAAAATCTGTTTTGCAAAACTTCAAATTAGCTAAGAATGGAATTATTATAGTTGTGGATAAATTGCAAACAGGATATGATGAACCAAAACTTCATACTTTATTTTTAGACAAAGAAATCAGAGGTATTAATGCTATTCAAACTATTTCCAGGGTAAATAGAACTACAAAAAACAAAATTGATTGTAAAATAGTTGATTTTTCTTACAAAAATATCAATGTAAAAAATATTAAAGAAGCGTTTGAACACTTTAGCAATGTAGTTGTATCTGACTTTGATCCGATTGGTGATGAAGGAAAATTAAATGTTTTTTATAACGAACTTTGTCAAAATAATCTATACATAAATCATTTTTCAAACTTTGTAAAGTATAAAAATGATGATTTAGGAATTTATGAGGTTTTAGATATTGAAGCAGGTTTTGAAAATTATATATTAAAATCTCCTATAGAAGCAAAGCTACTTCGGGAAAGAGTAAATAAATATTTTAAAATTCTTAATACTATTGAATTTGTAATTGAATTTGATAAACGTTTCAAAGAACCATTTTTCTTAGAGTTCTGGAGAAAATTTAATATTATTTTTAGACATATCAATAAACCTGATGAAATTATTGACGATGTAGAAATCTATTTTGATAATAAAATTGGAATTGTTGCCCCTAAAGATTACACCCAAAAACCCTCCAAAGATGTTGTAGCTGAATCTAAAGGAGATTCAAACAATCATAAATATAAATACAACATCTTAAAAGTTATTGAAAAACGTAATCAGGAAGAAGAAGAAATTGCAGAACTGATTGAAAAATTTCAGAAACAAATTGATATTTTCTTTGATTATATTAAAGGGGACAATATGGGAGTGCGTTTGATTGCTAAAATAAATGATGATGGATTAGCTTTCTCTCAAGAAGAAATCTATAATGATTTTGCTAAAATCTATCGTAAATATACCGTGTTGAATAAAGGTTTGGATGATTTCTTCAAAAGAGAAACAAAAGATATTTTGCCTCAAATTTGTGATGATTTCGAAAAAACCTTGAAAACTAATAATTAG
- a CDS encoding helix-turn-helix domain-containing protein: MEHKIHQGRNVKRFREMLGIKQEALALDLGDDWNQKKVSLLEQKEIIEDPLLKRISEVLKIPVEAFQNFDEEQAVNIISNTFGDNACVGNPNSTFNFSPIDEIKKLHEEKMELYERMLKEKDEMMVRLEKLIEKG, from the coding sequence ATGGAACATAAAATACATCAGGGACGCAATGTAAAACGATTCAGAGAAATGCTGGGCATCAAGCAGGAAGCATTGGCTCTTGACCTTGGGGACGACTGGAATCAGAAGAAAGTTTCTCTGCTGGAACAGAAAGAAATTATTGAAGACCCTTTGCTGAAAAGAATTTCTGAAGTATTGAAAATTCCGGTGGAAGCGTTTCAGAATTTTGATGAGGAGCAGGCGGTGAATATTATTTCTAATACGTTTGGTGATAATGCGTGCGTTGGAAATCCAAATTCAACTTTCAATTTTAGTCCAATTGATGAAATAAAGAAGTTGCATGAAGAAAAGATGGAACTTTATGAAAGGATGCTGAAGGAGAAGGATGAGATGATGGTGAGGCTGGAGAAGTTGATTGAGAAGGGATAA
- a CDS encoding McrB family protein, whose translation MTIQETYNHFINKSDVENWDWYNSLKRYSEILQEIKQEAKLNRYQSYSDLNHHFQVLANEKKEDFLDRYLFRKNNGLSEIPQQLITINRRNEILNEVNSSFSALNNILKEDNIKACLKLILEFIDQNKWSVANRFLRALFPKHFTSIDSYKHFELLKKKLKADFGIVINAKDVVEKNELALSLIQFEDIYKAQIFFWMLKGNQTPSLEDISKNTTNIMATNQTEEKFPINQILFGPPGTGKTYHTINKAVEIINSDFDSFQSRGEIKDEFRNLVEEGQIVFTTFHQSMSYEDFIEGIKPETVEDKDGNKNIIYEIKDGIFKLIADKAKDNWLSSQSTDATRLSFEEAFTKLKEDWEENNEIKFSLTKKGFEFTILGFTGKSIKFKKSSGTSNHTLSINTLRDFYYGKREPKKTGVGIYYPSILDKLLSYSSSETQKPELQNFVLIIDEINRGNVSQIFGELITLIEEDKRLGNDESLEITLPYSKEKFGVPPNLYIIGTMNTADRSVEALDTALRRRFSFEEMPPKPELLLSPSEMIEKLLWDYKDQPWEDKEYELKERELFDFLNAPEKLWNDRKKIWETMKLDKDNGNIKHGTYFTEYFTEVDFKNLLITINKRIEKLIDKDHAIGHAYFMGKNNETIVDSFYKNIIPLLQEYFFGDYGKIGLVLGKGFVKKKDSIRSVFAAFDYENDYSERESYEIIDYRKPNTISDNGMTFIEAVNLLMN comes from the coding sequence ATGACAATTCAGGAAACGTATAATCATTTTATTAATAAATCAGATGTTGAAAACTGGGATTGGTACAATTCTTTAAAAAGATATTCTGAGATATTACAAGAAATTAAGCAAGAAGCTAAGCTTAATCGTTATCAATCCTACAGTGACTTAAATCATCATTTTCAAGTTTTAGCAAATGAAAAAAAAGAGGATTTTTTAGATCGCTATCTTTTCAGAAAAAATAATGGTTTATCAGAAATTCCCCAACAGCTAATTACAATAAACAGGAGAAATGAAATTTTAAATGAGGTAAATTCTTCTTTTTCTGCCCTAAATAATATTTTAAAGGAAGATAATATTAAGGCATGTCTAAAATTAATTCTAGAATTTATTGATCAAAACAAATGGAGTGTTGCCAATCGTTTTTTAAGAGCATTATTTCCGAAGCATTTTACATCAATAGATTCTTACAAGCATTTTGAGTTATTAAAGAAAAAACTTAAAGCAGATTTTGGCATTGTAATCAACGCTAAAGATGTAGTTGAAAAAAATGAGTTGGCACTTTCTTTAATACAATTTGAGGATATTTATAAAGCGCAGATTTTCTTTTGGATGTTAAAAGGTAATCAGACTCCATCTTTAGAAGATATATCTAAGAATACAACTAATATTATGGCAACCAATCAAACGGAAGAAAAATTCCCAATCAATCAAATCCTTTTCGGTCCTCCGGGAACAGGAAAAACATACCATACCATTAATAAAGCAGTTGAAATTATCAATTCAGATTTTGATTCATTTCAATCCAGAGGAGAAATCAAAGATGAATTTAGAAATTTGGTTGAGGAAGGACAAATTGTTTTTACGACTTTCCATCAAAGCATGTCTTATGAAGATTTTATTGAAGGAATAAAACCTGAGACCGTTGAAGATAAAGATGGGAATAAAAATATTATTTATGAGATAAAAGATGGTATTTTCAAGCTTATTGCAGATAAGGCAAAAGATAATTGGTTAAGTTCTCAATCCACAGATGCAACAAGACTATCTTTTGAAGAAGCCTTTACAAAACTGAAAGAAGACTGGGAAGAAAACAATGAGATTAAATTTTCATTAACCAAGAAGGGTTTTGAATTTACAATTCTTGGGTTCACCGGAAAATCTATAAAATTTAAAAAATCAAGCGGAACAAGTAATCATACATTAAGCATAAATACTTTACGCGATTTTTATTACGGGAAACGTGAACCAAAGAAAACAGGAGTAGGTATTTATTATCCTTCTATTTTAGATAAGCTGTTATCTTACTCTTCAAGCGAAACACAGAAGCCGGAACTTCAAAATTTCGTACTTATTATTGATGAAATCAACCGTGGAAATGTATCTCAGATTTTTGGTGAATTAATAACCCTCATTGAGGAAGACAAACGCTTAGGAAATGATGAGTCTTTAGAAATTACCTTACCATATAGTAAAGAAAAATTTGGGGTACCTCCCAATCTTTATATTATCGGAACCATGAACACCGCAGACAGAAGTGTGGAAGCTTTGGACACCGCACTGAGAAGACGATTCTCATTCGAAGAAATGCCACCTAAACCTGAGCTTCTTTTGTCTCCATCTGAAATGATTGAAAAGCTTCTCTGGGATTATAAAGATCAGCCCTGGGAGGATAAGGAATATGAGCTGAAGGAAAGAGAACTGTTCGATTTTTTAAATGCCCCAGAAAAATTGTGGAATGACAGGAAAAAAATCTGGGAAACAATGAAGCTGGATAAAGACAATGGAAATATAAAACATGGAACCTATTTCACTGAATATTTTACTGAGGTTGATTTTAAAAATTTATTAATAACCATCAATAAAAGAATCGAAAAACTGATTGATAAAGATCACGCTATTGGTCACGCCTATTTTATGGGTAAAAATAATGAGACTATTGTGGATTCTTTTTATAAAAATATCATTCCGCTATTACAAGAGTATTTCTTCGGAGATTACGGTAAAATAGGATTGGTATTAGGGAAAGGATTTGTAAAAAAGAAAGATTCTATACGGTCTGTTTTTGCAGCATTCGATTATGAAAATGATTATTCAGAAAGGGAATCCTATGAAATCATAGATTACAGAAAACCTAATACAATAAGTGATAATGGAATGACCTTTATAGAAGCCGTCAACTTATTAATGAACTAA
- a CDS encoding McrC family protein encodes MKSREPIVVFEHETFHFEEKHKKMKLDTALENYHGDGTPFFSLVKNGVKFNQHVGILKVGHTTIEILPKADRNEKDAWRQLLIGMIKTVWGFDVKISGSADLKLKSTSVLDLYFELYIKELEYLLHRGLIKRYTKKEGNLNALKGSLQFSKHISKNLVHKERFYVKYSHYHVDHKIHCILYKALKLTEQNYNQSGLASRIGSLLLNFPEMSDLKVTDSTFEKINFDRKNQHYENALQIAKLLLLNYHPDVSRGKNNVLALMFDMNRLWEQFVYVVLKKDLKQTDVKVRAQQSKEFWRSETGSSRMKPDIILEANGNSVVLDTKWKNLNGKYLPSPEDLRQMYAYHRYFKATKTALIYPGEENQLIAGDYSAIEHDETTDRLTCGVAFISTHQDIKQWKENIISFVKNNFLLPNKLD; translated from the coding sequence ATGAAATCTAGAGAGCCTATTGTAGTCTTTGAGCATGAAACATTTCATTTCGAAGAAAAGCATAAAAAAATGAAGCTTGATACGGCTTTGGAAAATTATCATGGAGATGGTACCCCATTCTTTTCCCTGGTAAAAAACGGGGTGAAATTTAATCAGCACGTCGGCATCTTAAAAGTAGGCCATACAACAATTGAAATTCTGCCCAAAGCAGACCGCAATGAAAAAGATGCATGGAGACAGTTATTAATCGGCATGATTAAAACAGTGTGGGGTTTTGATGTGAAAATTTCCGGGAGTGCCGATTTGAAGCTTAAAAGTACCTCCGTTTTAGATCTGTATTTCGAATTGTATATAAAAGAATTAGAATATCTTCTTCACCGCGGACTGATCAAAAGATATACTAAAAAAGAAGGAAACCTCAATGCTTTGAAAGGCTCTTTACAGTTTTCAAAACACATCTCCAAGAATTTGGTTCATAAAGAAAGATTCTATGTAAAGTATTCTCACTATCATGTTGATCACAAAATACATTGCATTCTTTATAAAGCATTGAAACTGACTGAGCAGAACTACAACCAATCAGGATTAGCAAGCAGAATAGGAAGTTTACTTTTAAATTTCCCCGAGATGAGTGATCTTAAAGTGACCGATTCAACGTTTGAGAAAATCAACTTTGACCGTAAAAACCAGCATTATGAAAATGCCCTGCAAATTGCAAAATTACTTTTACTCAACTATCATCCTGATGTTTCAAGAGGGAAAAATAATGTATTGGCTTTAATGTTTGATATGAACCGTCTTTGGGAACAGTTTGTATATGTCGTTCTAAAGAAAGATCTAAAACAGACTGATGTAAAAGTAAGAGCCCAGCAATCCAAAGAATTCTGGAGATCAGAGACAGGAAGCAGCAGAATGAAACCCGATATTATTCTGGAGGCGAATGGTAACAGCGTAGTTCTGGATACGAAATGGAAAAATTTAAATGGAAAATATCTTCCCTCCCCTGAAGATCTTAGACAGATGTATGCCTATCATCGATACTTTAAAGCAACAAAAACAGCATTGATATACCCGGGAGAAGAAAACCAACTCATTGCCGGTGATTATTCAGCTATAGAACATGATGAGACCACTGATAGACTTACTTGTGGAGTTGCTTTTATTTCGACTCATCAGGATATTAAGCAATGGAAAGAAAATATAATATCGTTTGTAAAAAACAATTTTCTCCTTCCAAATAAACTGGATTAA